A genomic region of bacterium contains the following coding sequences:
- the queG gene encoding tRNA epoxyqueuosine(34) reductase QueG, producing the protein MADKKLKELICEEARDLGFDKIGFATAAHVTQAEYLKRWLNQGYHASMQWMSNHLEKRIDPRTLFPGARSVIVVALNYHQPQARSVTENTGKISQYAWGEDYHEVLKDKLYMLLNKLCLHDTQIEGKVCVDTAPMMDKYWAVQAGIGWQGKHSNVISRELGSWFFIGSLIVNVDIEPDMPIADFCGSCTRCIDACPTQAIIHPYVVDSGRCISYYTIEHRGEQLPESLVAHLQNWIYGCDVCQDVCPWNIKFEKPTREARFTPRMENINVSLQTWQNLTEYDFRLKFRKSAVKRTKFAGLRRNIYAALEPKAY; encoded by the coding sequence ATGGCCGATAAAAAATTAAAAGAGCTTATATGTGAAGAAGCCCGGGATTTGGGGTTTGATAAAATCGGATTCGCTACAGCGGCTCACGTTACACAGGCGGAATATCTAAAGCGTTGGTTGAATCAAGGTTACCATGCGTCCATGCAGTGGATGAGTAACCACTTAGAAAAACGCATTGATCCGCGCACGTTGTTTCCGGGTGCCCGCTCTGTAATCGTTGTGGCACTTAACTATCACCAGCCTCAAGCACGTTCTGTGACAGAAAATACCGGAAAAATTTCCCAGTACGCATGGGGCGAAGATTATCATGAGGTGTTAAAAGATAAGTTGTATATGCTACTAAATAAACTTTGTTTGCACGATACGCAGATCGAAGGCAAGGTGTGTGTTGATACGGCGCCGATGATGGATAAATATTGGGCCGTACAGGCAGGTATCGGATGGCAAGGCAAACATTCCAATGTTATTTCACGTGAATTGGGTTCATGGTTTTTTATCGGATCGCTGATCGTCAATGTTGATATAGAGCCAGATATGCCGATCGCGGATTTTTGCGGATCATGTACACGATGCATTGATGCATGTCCCACGCAAGCGATTATCCATCCGTATGTTGTAGATTCCGGGCGATGCATTTCATACTATACGATCGAACACCGAGGAGAGCAGTTGCCCGAGAGCCTTGTTGCACATTTGCAAAACTGGATATATGGTTGCGACGTGTGTCAGGATGTTTGCCCGTGGAATATCAAATTTGAAAAACCTACACGGGAAGCCCGTTTTACTCCACGTATGGAAAACATCAATGTTTCGTTACAGACTTGGCAAAACTTGACTGAATATGATTTTCGCTTAAAATTCCGCAAAAGCGCGGTCAAGCGCACTAAATTTGCAGGGTTACGAAGAAATATTTATGCGGCTCTGGAACCGAAAGCGTATTGA
- a CDS encoding acyl-CoA thioesterase: MNLWIRMLRVFWKSFFCKKKIGLFDESRLSFRVWPHDCDINMHLNNGRYLTLMDLGRTYLMAEMQMLWKLPKRKWFPVLGGVEIQFLKSIDPFQKFDIATHVLTWDAKWIYVEQRFERNGVVLAKAHLRALFLGPQGRVATDAIIALAELGSVEAPLHPVLQKWKD, translated from the coding sequence ATGAATTTGTGGATTCGTATGTTGCGTGTTTTTTGGAAATCTTTTTTTTGCAAAAAGAAAATAGGTCTTTTCGACGAAAGCCGGTTGAGTTTTAGAGTGTGGCCACATGACTGCGACATCAATATGCACCTCAATAACGGGCGCTACCTTACACTCATGGACCTTGGGCGTACGTATCTGATGGCGGAAATGCAAATGCTCTGGAAATTACCCAAAAGAAAATGGTTTCCTGTACTAGGCGGAGTGGAAATCCAGTTTCTGAAATCAATAGATCCTTTTCAAAAATTTGATATTGCGACACACGTTCTCACTTGGGATGCCAAATGGATTTATGTGGAACAGCGTTTCGAAAGAAACGGGGTAGTTTTGGCTAAAGCCCATCTGCGTGCATTATTTCTAGGTCCGCAAGGCCGTGTTGCTACGGATGCCATAATTGCTTTAGCGGAATTAGGTTCTGTCGAAGCGCCTTTGCATCCAGTTTTACAAAAATGGAAAGATTAA
- the dnaK gene encoding molecular chaperone DnaK: MAKGKVIGIDLGTTNSCVSIMEGGQPVVIANSEGGRTTPSVVGFTKNGERLIGNPAKRQSITNPKNTIFSIKRFMGRRYDEVTSERGRVPYEVTAGDNNTARVKVADIMYSPPEISAMVLQKMKQTAEDYLGQTVTDAVITVPAYFNDAQRQATKDAGKIAGLNVLRILNEPTAAALAYGLDKKKNEKIAVYDLGGGTFDISILEIGDGVFEVLATNGDTHLGGDDFDDLIMNYLADEFKKNEGIDLRKDPMALQRLKDAAEKAKIELSSSQQTQINLPYITAVDSVPKHLDITLTRSKFEQICDSLIQRTVKPVEQAMKDAGLQYAQIDEVILVGGSTRIPKIQQLVQDLFKREPHKGVNPDEVVAVGAAIQGAVLAGEVKDVLLLDVTPLSLGIETLGGVFTAMIPRNTTIPTKKSEIFSTAADSQTAVTIRVGQGERQMFADNRELGRFELMGIPPAPRGVPQIEVTFDIDANGILHVTAKDKATNKEQQIRIESSSGLNKDEIDRMVNQAQEHAEEDKKRREKIDTKNQAESLAYQTEKNIKEFGDKVDADSKSRLEGEMQKLKDAIATDNTDTMKSAMESLSAIWNEVSSKMYQAGAGAQGATGAGPTDGGAQQQSGQKVEEADYEVVDENKK, encoded by the coding sequence ATGGCAAAGGGTAAAGTAATCGGAATCGATCTCGGAACAACGAATTCATGTGTTTCGATTATGGAAGGCGGTCAACCGGTTGTCATTGCAAATTCTGAAGGTGGTCGTACAACGCCGTCGGTTGTGGGTTTTACCAAAAACGGTGAGCGTTTGATCGGTAATCCGGCCAAACGTCAATCCATCACCAATCCCAAAAATACGATTTTTTCGATCAAACGTTTTATGGGTCGTCGTTATGACGAAGTAACCAGTGAGCGTGGACGTGTACCTTACGAAGTGACAGCCGGCGATAATAATACGGCACGTGTCAAAGTAGCGGATATTATGTATTCACCGCCGGAAATTTCGGCTATGGTGCTTCAAAAAATGAAACAAACTGCGGAAGACTATCTCGGTCAGACGGTAACGGATGCCGTTATTACCGTGCCGGCTTATTTTAATGATGCGCAACGTCAGGCGACAAAAGATGCCGGAAAAATCGCAGGCCTCAATGTATTGCGTATTCTCAATGAACCTACAGCCGCGGCGTTGGCCTACGGTCTGGATAAGAAGAAAAACGAAAAAATAGCCGTCTATGATCTTGGTGGCGGTACATTTGATATTTCCATTCTCGAAATCGGCGACGGTGTTTTCGAAGTATTGGCGACCAACGGTGACACCCATCTTGGCGGCGATGATTTTGATGATCTGATCATGAATTATCTTGCGGACGAATTTAAGAAAAATGAAGGCATAGATCTTCGCAAAGATCCGATGGCTTTGCAACGCCTCAAAGATGCGGCTGAAAAAGCTAAAATTGAGTTGTCGAGCTCTCAGCAGACGCAGATCAATCTGCCGTACATCACGGCCGTAGACAGCGTGCCGAAGCATTTGGACATCACATTGACACGTTCCAAATTTGAACAAATTTGCGATTCGTTGATTCAACGTACCGTCAAACCGGTCGAGCAGGCGATGAAAGATGCCGGTTTGCAATATGCGCAGATTGATGAGGTTATTCTCGTCGGCGGTTCGACGCGTATTCCCAAAATCCAGCAGCTTGTGCAAGACCTTTTCAAACGCGAACCGCACAAGGGTGTTAACCCGGATGAAGTGGTCGCCGTCGGTGCGGCTATTCAGGGTGCCGTCCTTGCGGGCGAAGTCAAAGACGTATTGTTGCTTGATGTGACACCGCTTTCACTCGGTATTGAAACGTTGGGCGGGGTATTCACCGCGATGATTCCGCGCAACACGACAATCCCGACGAAGAAGAGCGAAATTTTTTCAACAGCGGCCGACAGTCAGACGGCGGTAACGATTCGCGTCGGTCAAGGCGAACGCCAAATGTTTGCCGATAACCGCGAACTGGGTCGGTTTGAACTGATGGGCATTCCGCCTGCGCCGCGCGGTGTACCGCAGATCGAAGTGACATTTGATATTGATGCCAATGGTATCTTGCACGTAACGGCCAAAGATAAAGCGACCAATAAAGAGCAGCAAATTCGTATCGAATCGTCGTCCGGTCTTAACAAAGACGAGATTGATCGTATGGTCAATCAAGCGCAGGAACATGCCGAAGAAGACAAAAAACGTCGTGAAAAAATCGATACCAAAAATCAGGCTGAAAGCTTGGCGTATCAGACGGAAAAAAATATCAAAGAATTCGGAGATAAAGTCGATGCGGACAGCAAATCACGCTTAGAGGGTGAAATGCAAAAACTGAAAGACGCCATCGCTACGGATAACACCGACACGATGAAATCGGCCATGGAGTCGCTCAGTGCGATTTGGAATGAAGTGTCTTCTAAAATGTATCAGGCAGGTGCCGGTGCTCAGGGCGCGACCGGTGCCGGTCCGACAGACGGTGGTGCGCAACAGCAGAGTGGCCAAAAAGTCGAAGAGGCCGATTATGAAGTGGTGGATGAAAATAAGAAGTAA
- a CDS encoding YbjN domain-containing protein, producing the protein MAKKKSAPKKAAKKVVKKAVKKVAKAAPKKSTKKVAKKAAGVKKQQLTTDQLHAKVLGKVETYIKRIYGKSYEKHDDGRFLVFEGSTVVQTVLRPWHAGDIVVESFAYVVQDARLTDELMKFLLRENATLHFGSFGLSFDGTIIFGHSLAGANLDENEFSASIKSVARIADHYDNKIVEMAGGMTAREAMKKGIM; encoded by the coding sequence ATGGCAAAGAAAAAATCAGCGCCAAAAAAAGCGGCTAAAAAAGTCGTAAAAAAAGCAGTCAAAAAAGTAGCTAAGGCTGCACCAAAAAAATCAACGAAGAAAGTTGCTAAAAAAGCAGCCGGAGTCAAAAAGCAACAGTTAACCACGGATCAATTGCACGCCAAGGTATTGGGTAAAGTAGAGACATATATCAAACGTATCTATGGTAAGAGCTATGAAAAACACGATGACGGGCGATTCCTCGTATTTGAGGGCTCTACGGTTGTTCAAACGGTCTTGCGTCCGTGGCACGCCGGTGATATTGTCGTCGAATCATTTGCTTATGTGGTTCAGGATGCGCGTTTAACGGACGAACTGATGAAGTTTTTGTTGCGTGAAAATGCGACATTACACTTCGGTTCATTTGGATTGTCATTTGACGGAACGATTATATTCGGTCACTCGCTGGCCGGCGCCAATCTGGATGAAAACGAATTTTCCGCTTCGATCAAATCCGTAGCACGTATTGCGGATCACTATGATAATAAAATCGTCGAAATGGCCGGCGGTATGACTGCACGTGAAGCAATGAAAAAAGGCATCATGTGA
- a CDS encoding J domain-containing protein — MKDYYKILGVPESASSEDIKAAYKNLAKKYHPDRNPGNKQSEEKFKEMSEAYNILSDVKKRKEYDTMRRFGGQGSGFSGSDNFDLNDFMRNFGFSGQNASFRSSGGFSDLFDEMFFGKGGAHTSEADQRVELTITFEKSIQGGEVDFTLRQHGNQNLRVKIPAGIQDGEVLRIQNPNIGSINLTIRVQPDKAFTRKGIDIYADVQANLAQLMLGSSVRVHTVYGNAIDVKIQPGTQPGTILKLSGFGVKTSRNHGDMYVTIKTKIPGHLNKHQKELFENFAKSLDLKW, encoded by the coding sequence ATGAAAGATTATTATAAAATACTCGGTGTGCCGGAATCGGCTTCGTCGGAGGATATTAAAGCGGCGTATAAAAATCTCGCCAAAAAATATCATCCGGACCGCAATCCGGGCAATAAGCAATCCGAGGAGAAATTTAAGGAGATGTCCGAGGCGTATAATATTTTAAGCGATGTCAAAAAACGTAAAGAATATGATACGATGCGGCGTTTTGGCGGCCAGGGCAGCGGCTTTTCGGGAAGCGATAATTTTGACCTGAATGATTTCATGCGCAATTTCGGATTTAGCGGACAGAACGCTTCTTTTCGAAGTTCAGGCGGTTTTTCGGATTTATTTGATGAAATGTTCTTTGGAAAAGGCGGCGCGCATACTTCAGAGGCGGACCAGCGGGTTGAATTGACCATTACATTTGAAAAATCAATTCAGGGCGGTGAAGTGGATTTTACGTTACGGCAACATGGTAACCAAAATTTACGCGTTAAAATCCCCGCGGGCATACAGGACGGCGAGGTGTTGCGAATTCAAAATCCGAATATCGGTTCAATTAACCTGACGATTCGCGTGCAGCCGGATAAAGCATTTACTCGCAAAGGAATTGATATTTATGCGGATGTGCAGGCCAATCTTGCGCAGCTGATGCTTGGGAGCAGCGTACGTGTACACACCGTATATGGCAATGCGATCGATGTCAAAATACAGCCCGGCACACAACCCGGTACGATATTAAAGCTTTCCGGTTTTGGTGTTAAAACTTCGCGCAATCATGGCGATATGTATGTTACGATCAAAACAAAAATCCCGGGACATTTGAACAAACATCAAAAGGAGCTTTTTGAAAATTTTGCTAAGAGTTTGGATTTAAAGTGGTAA
- a CDS encoding DUF4349 domain-containing protein has protein sequence MNRSILFCLAMYIVACGEKVNFADKSEPHSQAGAAMRNIQAPLNEQGADASPIADRHEHSSTASLYAAEKKQDRIIIKNGSLQIQVQNYDETVSKLRTMVTAWGGFVAHSSTSVPYADVKEGNWTIRIPSEHFDTAMTGVKTLGQKTERESVEGQDITEEFYDLEARLRNKRLEEEQVQAILRRAGTISDVLEVQRELNRIREEIERAEGRKQFLSDRVKYSTINIQMHEAYPVTVSASGGFWATIAEGFADGFKGFANVLSSTITVLIAGIPVFIVFGLVIRFVFLRMRRHRENPKTSG, from the coding sequence ATGAATCGCAGCATTCTCTTTTGTTTGGCTATGTATATAGTCGCATGCGGCGAAAAAGTGAATTTTGCCGATAAGAGTGAACCGCACTCGCAAGCCGGTGCAGCGATGCGAAATATTCAGGCACCATTAAATGAACAAGGTGCGGATGCGTCACCGATAGCTGATCGCCATGAACATAGCTCAACCGCATCGTTGTACGCTGCGGAAAAAAAGCAGGATCGTATTATCATAAAGAACGGTTCACTTCAGATACAAGTTCAAAACTATGACGAAACAGTTTCCAAGCTTAGGACCATGGTTACGGCGTGGGGAGGATTTGTTGCACATTCATCTACGTCTGTACCTTACGCCGATGTCAAAGAGGGAAACTGGACCATACGTATTCCGAGTGAACACTTTGATACGGCCATGACCGGGGTTAAAACTTTAGGTCAAAAAACAGAAAGAGAAAGCGTTGAAGGACAAGATATAACAGAGGAATTTTACGATCTGGAAGCGCGGCTTCGCAATAAACGTCTTGAAGAAGAACAAGTACAAGCAATCCTCCGGCGTGCAGGTACGATTTCGGATGTATTAGAAGTGCAGCGTGAATTAAACCGAATTCGTGAAGAAATCGAACGAGCGGAAGGCCGTAAACAATTTCTCTCGGATCGGGTCAAATATTCTACGATCAATATACAAATGCACGAAGCTTATCCCGTCACGGTCAGCGCGAGCGGAGGGTTTTGGGCAACCATCGCTGAAGGTTTTGCGGACGGTTTTAAAGGCTTTGCCAATGTCCTCAGCAGTACGATCACCGTTTTGATCGCCGGAATACCTGTTTTTATTGTTTTCGGTCTAGTGATCAGGTTTGTTTTTTTACGTATGCGGCGGCACAGGGAAAATCCAAAAACATCCGGTTGA
- a CDS encoding zinc ribbon domain-containing protein, translating into MPTYDYKCKNGHVFEEFHGINDSPETVCPQCGQPAVKEIGAGSGLMFKGSGFYITDYKKNSGSDSGSKSGKE; encoded by the coding sequence ATGCCGACATACGATTATAAATGCAAAAACGGCCATGTTTTCGAAGAATTTCATGGTATCAATGATAGCCCCGAGACGGTTTGCCCGCAATGCGGACAACCGGCAGTGAAAGAAATTGGCGCCGGTTCAGGCCTGATGTTCAAAGGTTCCGGGTTCTACATTACCGACTATAAAAAGAACAGCGGCTCGGACAGCGGATCAAAATCGGGCAAAGAGTAA
- a CDS encoding DegQ family serine endoprotease, which translates to MVSTRSSKLIAGFSLIIIGIVAGVILTANFNFTHKGKASAESEQRAKLEETMATMKDFSEGFSAVAEYVTPSVVTVETEKTVRVDSRQFNPFGDFFGDNDPFQQFFGAPRGGQPQEQKLSGLGSGVIVSEDGYVITNNHVIDNTDKIKVTLSNEKTYEAKLIGTDPRTDIAILKIDEKGLPAVKIADSDKIKVGQWAVAIGNPFSKQLSHTVTAGIVSGIARSSINSDTDVDFLQTDAAINPGNSGGALVNMTGELIGINAAILSKSGGYEGIGFAIPSNLAKSVMDQLIKNGKVVRGYVGVQMQDISEEMAKALSLKEPKGAVVAAIMEDSPAEKAGLQQGDVITKVNGKSVENSAEIRKNIVNKNPGTSVDLGVIRDGKDMTIKVVLGEAPSEQPVAASKEESSTAKKNAERLGMGIANLSRDLAQKYGFNAKEGGVVITSIDQNGPAFRGGLREGDVIKRVGRTDIKSTKEFSEAVNKISKGDTALFLVNRKGTSMFIAFNIPN; encoded by the coding sequence ATGGTTAGCACACGTTCATCAAAACTCATTGCTGGATTTTCCCTCATCATTATCGGTATTGTCGCCGGCGTGATTTTGACGGCCAATTTCAATTTTACGCATAAAGGCAAAGCATCGGCGGAATCCGAGCAACGCGCCAAACTGGAAGAAACGATGGCGACAATGAAGGATTTCAGTGAAGGATTTTCGGCCGTTGCAGAATACGTTACTCCGAGTGTTGTCACGGTCGAAACGGAAAAAACCGTTCGCGTAGATTCCCGTCAATTTAATCCGTTCGGTGATTTTTTTGGCGATAATGATCCCTTTCAACAGTTCTTTGGCGCTCCGCGCGGTGGACAACCCCAGGAACAAAAATTGAGTGGTCTCGGGTCGGGCGTTATCGTCAGTGAAGACGGATATGTCATTACCAACAATCACGTGATTGATAATACGGATAAGATCAAAGTTACCTTGTCCAATGAAAAAACATACGAAGCCAAACTTATCGGAACGGATCCGCGCACGGATATAGCTATTCTCAAGATTGATGAAAAAGGGTTACCCGCTGTAAAGATTGCCGATTCGGATAAGATCAAAGTGGGCCAGTGGGCTGTCGCGATCGGCAATCCGTTTAGCAAACAGCTTAGCCATACGGTAACAGCCGGTATTGTCAGCGGTATTGCGCGCTCGTCCATTAACTCGGATACCGACGTGGATTTTCTGCAAACCGATGCCGCAATCAATCCCGGTAATAGCGGCGGTGCTTTGGTGAATATGACCGGAGAACTCATCGGTATCAATGCTGCGATTTTATCGAAAAGCGGTGGTTACGAAGGCATCGGTTTTGCGATTCCTTCGAACCTTGCTAAATCGGTAATGGATCAATTGATCAAAAATGGTAAAGTCGTTCGCGGATATGTCGGTGTACAAATGCAGGATATTTCCGAAGAGATGGCCAAAGCGCTGAGTTTGAAAGAACCAAAAGGCGCCGTAGTGGCCGCGATCATGGAAGACAGCCCTGCAGAAAAAGCCGGTTTGCAGCAAGGCGATGTAATCACCAAAGTTAACGGCAAATCGGTTGAGAACAGTGCTGAAATTCGAAAAAATATCGTAAACAAAAACCCCGGAACATCGGTTGATCTCGGCGTTATACGTGATGGAAAAGATATGACGATCAAGGTTGTACTCGGCGAAGCACCGTCAGAACAACCCGTAGCGGCCAGTAAAGAAGAAAGTTCGACCGCAAAGAAAAATGCCGAAAGACTGGGTATGGGCATTGCCAACCTCAGTCGCGATTTGGCGCAGAAATACGGATTTAATGCCAAAGAAGGCGGCGTCGTGATCACATCGATTGACCAAAATGGTCCGGCATTCCGAGGCGGTCTGCGCGAAGGTGATGTTATCAAACGCGTAGGTCGTACGGATATCAAGTCCACTAAAGAATTTTCAGAAGCTGTAAACAAGATCAGTAAAGGTGATACCGCGTTGTTCCTCGTCAATCGCAAAGGAACTTCGATGTTTATCGCGTTTAATATACCGAATTAA
- the htpX gene encoding zinc metalloprotease HtpX — translation MKILNTFKTMFFLTTLVLLFGFIGMMIGGKSGMIIALILAGLMNFVTYWFSDKIVLSMYGAKEVQYADQPKLYSMVQNLAQRAGLPMPRVYIIPTDTPNAFATGRDPQHGAVAVTEGIMARLSDDEMEGVIAHELGHIKNRDILISTIVATIAGAISSLASMAQWAAIFGGFNRSDDEDNGGGGNIVSAMIIAIVAPIAAMLIQLAISRSREFLADQAGAEISGKPMGLANALIKLEQTNLRLPMDANQATAHLFIVSPLSGKGFVNLFRTHPTTEERVAKLKQWEEQQYGLITR, via the coding sequence ATGAAAATCCTGAACACGTTCAAAACGATGTTCTTCCTCACGACACTCGTTCTGCTTTTTGGTTTTATCGGCATGATGATCGGCGGTAAAAGCGGAATGATCATTGCCTTGATTTTGGCGGGGTTGATGAATTTTGTAACGTATTGGTTCAGTGATAAGATCGTACTCAGCATGTATGGTGCTAAAGAAGTGCAGTACGCCGATCAACCCAAGTTGTATAGCATGGTACAAAACCTTGCCCAGCGTGCCGGTTTACCGATGCCGCGCGTGTACATCATTCCTACCGATACGCCCAATGCTTTTGCTACGGGGCGCGATCCCCAGCACGGTGCCGTAGCGGTGACCGAAGGTATTATGGCCCGTTTGAGTGATGATGAAATGGAAGGTGTTATTGCGCACGAACTCGGTCACATCAAAAACCGGGATATTCTGATCAGTACCATCGTGGCGACGATCGCAGGAGCTATTTCCTCCTTGGCCAGTATGGCCCAATGGGCGGCTATTTTCGGCGGGTTTAACCGTTCCGATGACGAAGATAATGGCGGCGGCGGTAATATCGTGAGTGCTATGATCATAGCCATAGTGGCTCCGATCGCAGCGATGCTGATACAATTAGCCATTTCGCGTTCGCGCGAATTTTTAGCCGATCAGGCCGGTGCTGAAATATCCGGTAAACCGATGGGTTTGGCTAATGCCCTGATTAAACTGGAGCAGACCAATCTGCGTCTGCCCATGGACGCCAATCAGGCTACCGCGCATTTGTTTATTGTAAGTCCGCTTTCGGGCAAAGGGTTTGTTAATTTGTTTCGCACGCACCCGACGACCGAGGAGCGTGTTGCCAAACTCAAACAATGGGAAGAACAGCAGTACGGACTTATTACCCGTTAA
- a CDS encoding sodium:solute symporter family protein yields the protein MSLLLIGILSYVALQLLIGVFVSRKIHSESDYLLAGRSLGMGLATFSIFATWFGAETCIGTAGAAYESGWAGVKADPFGYGVCVLIVGIFFAIRLWKQKLTTIGDFFRARYSRSVEKTAVILMIPTSIMWAAAQIRAFGLVLSASSELTITLSLTIAAAVVVTYTAFGGLLADAMTDVVQGITLIIGLLVILPFLISDTGGIKGFMHVVLQERHNETNVNFLEIAETWAIPICGSLVAQELLSRVIASRSPQIAQRSSILAAILYVSVGIIPVLIGLTGFVVLPGLSESESILPMMAQKYLTPMLYIIFSGALVSAILSTVDSTLLAASSLMTHNLIIASRPDLDEKSKLRISRWGVISMGILSYILALYAEGIYDLVKDASALGSAGIFIVFVFGLFTNWGGAYSALASLIVGTTVWIGAHYVWESSTGYLIALGAAFIVYVGIGFFEKHTKPITPI from the coding sequence ATGTCGCTGCTGCTTATTGGAATTTTGTCGTATGTAGCACTCCAACTTTTGATCGGCGTATTCGTTTCACGCAAAATCCATTCGGAATCGGACTATCTCCTTGCCGGGCGGAGTCTGGGCATGGGGCTTGCAACATTTTCGATTTTTGCGACTTGGTTTGGTGCTGAAACATGTATCGGCACGGCCGGAGCGGCCTATGAAAGCGGTTGGGCCGGCGTCAAAGCGGATCCTTTTGGTTATGGCGTATGTGTTTTGATCGTCGGTATTTTTTTTGCAATTCGCCTGTGGAAACAAAAACTAACGACAATCGGTGATTTCTTTAGAGCCAGATACTCACGTTCTGTTGAAAAAACAGCTGTCATCCTGATGATCCCCACATCGATCATGTGGGCTGCCGCGCAAATACGTGCGTTTGGCCTGGTGTTATCCGCCTCATCAGAACTTACCATTACACTTTCTTTGACAATCGCCGCTGCGGTCGTCGTAACTTACACGGCATTCGGAGGTCTTTTAGCCGACGCTATGACGGATGTAGTGCAGGGTATCACGCTTATTATCGGATTACTCGTGATCTTGCCATTTCTGATATCTGACACCGGTGGAATAAAAGGTTTTATGCACGTTGTTTTGCAGGAACGGCATAACGAAACGAATGTCAATTTTTTAGAAATAGCTGAGACATGGGCTATACCGATATGCGGGTCGCTCGTTGCACAGGAATTGCTTTCGCGTGTCATTGCGAGCCGTTCTCCTCAAATCGCACAACGCTCATCGATCCTCGCCGCGATACTGTACGTCAGCGTGGGTATTATCCCTGTGTTGATCGGGTTGACAGGTTTTGTTGTTTTGCCAGGACTATCCGAGAGTGAAAGTATTTTGCCGATGATGGCACAAAAATATCTTACACCGATGTTGTACATTATTTTTTCCGGTGCACTCGTGTCTGCGATTTTATCTACGGTGGACAGTACACTTTTAGCAGCTTCATCACTGATGACACATAACTTGATCATTGCTTCGCGTCCCGATTTAGATGAAAAGTCAAAACTTCGTATATCCCGATGGGGGGTTATCTCTATGGGTATTTTATCCTATATCTTAGCATTATATGCCGAAGGTATTTATGATTTGGTCAAAGATGCGTCGGCCCTCGGTAGTGCGGGAATTTTCATCGTTTTTGTTTTTGGGCTGTTTACGAATTGGGGTGGTGCGTATAGCGCTTTGGCGAGTTTGATAGTAGGTACAACCGTATGGATCGGCGCTCACTACGTGTGGGAATCTTCGACGGGCTACCTTATTGCACTTGGTGCAGCTTTTATAGTGTATGTGGGAATTGGTTTTTTTGAAAAGCACACTAAGCCCATAACACCAATTTAA